One segment of Cyprinus carpio isolate SPL01 chromosome A17, ASM1834038v1, whole genome shotgun sequence DNA contains the following:
- the LOC109085361 gene encoding homeobox protein goosecoid-like, whose translation MPAGMFSIDSILAGRPSCKDSVLLHRNAPVVFSNLTESLYTAAGDFNGLYSHTGPPAPNLQPVNGTRIGYNNYYYGQLHVQGPTGPACCGAIPTLGSQQYPCIPTGYDSTGSVLISPVPHQMMSYMNVGTLSRTELQLLNQLHCRRKRRHRTIFTDEQLEALENLFQETKYPDVGTREQLARKVHLREEKVEVWFKNRRAKWRRQKRSSSEESENSQKWNKSTKTTTEKIEEGKSDVDSDS comes from the exons ATGCCCGCTGGGATGTTTAGTATCGACAGCATCTTGGCAGGGAGACCCAGCTGCAAGGACTCGGTTCTGCTACATCGGAATGCTCCGGTTGTGTTCTCCAACTTGACGGAATCCTTGTACACAGCAGCTGGCGATTTTAACGGACTGTATTCACACACCGGACCTCCAGCTCCTAACTTACAGCCGGTGAATGGAACCAGGATAGGCTACAACAACTACTACTATGGACAACTTCATGTCCAGGGGCCGACTGGACCAGCTTGCTGTGGCGCAATACCAACTCTCGGCTCGCAACAGTACCCGTGTATTCCTACAG GCTACGACAGCACCGGTTCAGTACTTATTTCTCCAGTCCCACATCAGATGATGTCCTACATGAACGTGGGCACCTTGTCCAGGACCGAACTACAGCTACTCAACCAGTTACACTGTCGGCGCAAGAGACGACACCGAACCATTTTCACCGACGAGCAACTGGAGGCACTGGAGAACCTTTTTCAAGAAACCAAATACCCCGATGTTGGCACACGAGAGCAACTGGCACGAAAGGTGCACCTACGCGAAGAGAAAGTAGAG GTATGGTTCAAAAACAGACGAGCAAAATGGAGAAGACAGAAAAGGTCGTCGTCAGAGGAATCAGAAAACTCACAGAAATGGAACAAATCCACGAAAACAACCACAGAGAAAATCGAGGAGGGAAAAAGTGACGTGGATTCTGACAGCTGA